One Rhododendron vialii isolate Sample 1 chromosome 2a, ASM3025357v1 genomic region harbors:
- the LOC131312828 gene encoding CASP-like protein 1B2 codes for MASEGGEKPDVGSNQVGAAAVVKKLPKGVWVVPLLRVVAFLATLAATIVMGINRETKTIVVALIGSSPISATLTAKFQHTPAFVFFVIANAIASFHNLLMLAVECFGNKFDFKGLRLLLIPILDMMIVALVSAGAGGAVFMGELGRNGNSHARWNKICDKFESFCDHGAGAFIACFIGLLLLMIINVISILNLRNHLKYSSTNYSFLP; via the exons atggcttcAGAAGGAGGTGAAAAGCCAGATGTTGGTTCCAACCAAGTGGGGGCAGCAGCAGTAGTAAAGAAATTACCAAAGGGCGTTTGGGTGGTACCATTGCTGAGGGTGGTAGCATTTTTGGCGACTCTTGCAGCGACGATTGTGATGGGAATTAACAGAGAGACTAAAACAATAGTGGTAGCACTAATTGGAAGCAGCCCTATAAGTGCCACTCTCACTGCCAAGTTCCAACACACTCCAGCATTTGT GTTCTTCGTTATTGCCAATGCAATCGCCAGCTTTCATAACCTGTTGATGCTGGCTGTGGAGTGTTTTGGAAACAAGTTTGATTTCAAGGGACTACGTCTTCTGTTGATCCCCATTTTAGACATG ATGATAGTGGCCCTTGTGTCAGCTGGGGCAGGTGGAGCAGTATTCATGGGTGAGCTAGGGCGGAATGGTAACTCACATGCTAGGTGGAACAAAATCTGTGACAAGTTCGAGTCCTTCTGCGACCATGGCGCTGGCGCCTTTATCGCCTGCTTCATCGGCCTCCTCCTCCTGATGATCATCAACGTCATTTCCATCCTCAACCTTCGAAATCATCTCAAGTACTCCTCGACCAACTACTCTTTTCTCCCTTGA